One genomic segment of Podarcis raffonei isolate rPodRaf1 chromosome 7, rPodRaf1.pri, whole genome shotgun sequence includes these proteins:
- the LOC128418024 gene encoding protocadherin beta-16-like isoform X5, translating into MGDSYRKEQGLYFLLFLCLPGALSISLHYSVPEEKKRGSLVANVLEDLKLGKAELSAHRAQLVSKNSKQYFRMDTHSGNLLINDKIDRETLCGQTDPCLLQSEIILQDPLKIFSIEIKIEDVNDNVPKFSKKAFDLEIPENVSPNTHFPLDSAQDEDLGINNIQNYTLSPNEHFRLDVKSDEDGRKYVDLVLQKPLDREKDPHFGLTLTAVDGGEPQRTGTVQINIDVLDINDNSPQFTHSEYKVRLKENSPKGTLVFKVEATDLDFGSNAQITYSFNRVPEKIFDLFHLNEITGEITLSGQLDYEKETSYDMSIRATDGGGLSGHCKVLVEIEDANDNVPEVSIISITSPLAEDSPLEKLVALFTVTDRDSGDNGRTMCSVDVNLPFMLKSTMNNYYQLVVQSPLDREKVSEYNVTITAVDQGSPRLTSTRVINVQISDVNDNPPVFEKSSCEMQIRENNIPGLLLGSVRAADLDTEKNAKVTYSLLPGKVTDGLVASYISVNSESGNLYALRSLDYEQIKNFKVMVRATDGGSPPLSSEVTVRVVIIDENDNAPFFLYPLQNSTPPCNELVPKSVEAGYLVTKVVAVDGDSGQNSWLSYELLKATDPGLFSLGAQNGEVRTRRALSERDTSKQRLLIVVRDNGLPPQSSTAMLHVLPVGGFSDPYMKAVGVSKEEDEEDGTLTLYLVICLAAVSFVFLVCIVSFAAIKICRRDPRESFIAAPPHFPPARPDIPENGGDSQSGSLSRSYHYDVCLTGGSLSSEFRFLRPLIPVFSVGDPNLNVNQTTPSASQDIPDQAGKEESEKKARASLSEDAAPRSGAPGCIVNQATGANINCSQNDWLTYQ; encoded by the coding sequence ATGGGAGACAGCTACAGAAAGGAACAAGGTCTGTattttttgcttttcctttgtCTTCCTGGAGCACTGAGTATATCACTTCACTATTCTGTgcctgaagaaaagaaaagggggtctTTGGTGGCTAATGTGCTGGAGGATTTGAAACTGGGAAAAGCGGAGCTGTCAGCTCACAGAGCCCAGCTGGTTTCTAAGAACAGTAAGCAATATTTTCGTATGGATACCCATTCTGGGAATTTGTTGATAAATGATAAAATAGACCGAGAAACATTATGTGGCCAGACTGATCCTTGCTTATTACAGTCTGAAATTATCTTGCAAGACCCCTTAAAGATCTTCAGTATTGAAATCAAGATAGAAGATGTGAATGATAATGTCCCCAAATTCTCTAAAAAGGCATTTGATTTGGAAATTCCTGAAAATGTCTCTCcaaatacacatttccccttggaCTCTGCCCAAGATGAGGACCTGGGGATAAATAACATCCAAAACTACACACTCAGTCCCAATGAACATTTCCGGCTTGATGTTAAAAGTGATGAGGATGGAAGGAAATATGTGGATCTTGTTCTGCAGAAGCCACTGGACAGGGAGAAGGACCCACACTTTGGACTGACTCTCACAGCTGTGGATGGCGGGGAGCCACAAAGAACAGGCACAGTTCAAATAAATATTGATGTTCTTGACATCAATGACAATTCCCCACAGTTTACTCATTCAGAATATAAAGTAAGGTTAAAGGAAAACAGCCCAAAGGGTACTCTGGTCTTCAAAGTGGAAGCTACAGATTTGGATTTTGGCTCAAATGCACAGATCACCTACTCATTCAACCGGGTACCAGAAAAAATATTTGATCTGTTTCACCTAAATGAAATCACGGGGGAAATCACCCTTTCTGGTCAGCTTGATTATGAAAAGGAAACCAGCTATGACATGAGCATCAGAGCAACAGATGGAGGGGGTCTCTCAGGTCACTGCAAGGTCCTGGTAGAGATTGAAGACGCGAATGATAATGTCCCTGAAGTGTCCATCATATCCATCACTAGTCCTTTGGCAGAGGATTCTCCCCTGGAGAAACTTGTTGCTCTCTTCACTGTCACAGACCGAGACTCCGGAGACAATGGCAGAACCATGTGCTCTGTGGACGTAAATCTTCCTTTTATGTTAAAATCCACTATGAATAATTATTACCAGCTTGTGGTCCAAAGTCCCTTGGACAGAGAGAAGGTCTCAGAGTATAATGTCACCATCACAGCCGTTGACCAGGGCTCTCCTAGGCTCACTTCAACAAGAGTTATTAATGTTCAGATCTCAGATGTCAATGACAATCCTCCAGTATTTGAAAAGTCTTCATGTGAAATGCAGATACGGGAAAACAATATTCCAGGACTGCTCCTTGGCTCAGTCCGTGCTGCTGATCTGGACACCGAGAAGAATGCCAAGGTCACCTACTCCCTTTTGCCTGGGAAGGTCACTGATGGCCTTGTGGCCTCTTACATCTCAGTCAACTCTGAAAGCGGAAATCTGTATGCCCTCCGATCCCTGGATTACGAGCAGATCAAAAATTTCAAAGTGATGGTGAGGGCTACAGATGGAGGGTCTCCTCCCCTCAGCTCAGAAGTTACTGTCCGAGTCGTAATCATAGACGAAAACGACAACGCTCCCTTCTTCCTCTACCCTCTTCAGAACAGCACACCCCCCTGCAATGAGCTGGTCCCCAAGTCGGTGGAGGCCGGCTACCTGGTCACCAAGGTGGTGGCTGTGGATGGAGATTCTGGCCAGAACTCGTGGCTTTCCTATGAGCTGCTGAAGGCCACAGACCCTGGTCTTTTCAGCCTAGGAGCCCAGAATGGGGAAGTGAGAACCAGGAGAGCCCTGAGCGAGCGAGACACCAGCAAGCAGAGACTCCTGATAGTGGTCAGGGACAACGGGCTCCCTCCCCAGAGCAGCACTGCAATGCTCCACGTCCTTCCCGTGGGTGGCTTTTCGGATCCTTATATGAAGGCTGTGGGGGTCAGTAAAGAGGAAGACGAAGAAGATGGGACCTTGACCTTGTATTTGGTGATCTGCCTGGCTGCAGTCTCCTTTGTGTTCCTCGTTTGCATTGTTTCCTTTGCTGCCATCAAGATCTGCAGGAGGGATCCCAGGGAAAGTTTTATCGCTGCCCCTCCTCACTTCCCACCTGCCAGACCCGACATCCCAGAGAACGGTGGCGATTCTCAGAGCGGGTCCCTTTCCAGGAGTTACCACTACGATGTGTGCTTAACCGGTGGGTCCTTGAGCAGCGAGTTCAGGTTCCTCAGGCCCCTCATTCCTGTTTTTTCTGTGGGGGACCCAAACCTCAATGTGAACCAGACCACTCCGTCTGCTTCCCAAGATATTCCTGACCAGGCGGGGAAAGAAGAATCAGAGAAAAAG